TCTCCGGAAAGTTTTTACCAGGCTTTATGGAATGGGATTGTGAATCAAGATATGGTAGCTATCCTGCGATCTATAGATGACTATCTTCAGAATTTTGGGGATGTGAAGGATCTTATCTGGGGAATGGTCGGTTTTCTTAAAAAGGGACTTCTCGTAAAACGTTTAGCAGCGGATGATGATCTCCTTGATATCACACAGGAACATTACTTTCAACTGAAGCAGTTGTTTGCCTCTGTGGATGAAAAGGATATGGTGCGTCTCATGCAAGTTATGGCGGATTTTTTACGAGGGTTTCGATCCGATCAATACGATAGGCTTGCAGCTGAGCTTCTCTTTGTACAGATGATGGATTTTAGAAATATGATTCCTCTGGCTGAGATTCGGGATGAGCTTTTGAAACGAGTGGGAACAGGATCCCTGTCAGTTGTTTCTCAGGGAGTGTCCTCCAGGCAAACTGCCTCTCAAAAACCCTCTGTTTCTCAGATATCTTCTGCTACGGTTTCGAAACCCAAAGAATCTTCATCTCAGGAGAAATTTTCAGCTTCTCCAGCAGAAGAAAAAGCCTTTTCACCTGCTGTTGAGGAGAAAAATGAGGGATTGGTTTTGCAAAGGCAGGATTTTCCTGCAGAGGGGGAACCACAGCAGGCATTGTATGCTTTGCTGGAATCTTCGCTTCTCACAAAAAAAATGCCCCAGGATATTGAGTCTGTGGCATGGGATGGAACCACTCTGGCTGTTATTGTGAAGTCTCGATATGTTTTTGATTATCTTTCAAAAACAGCAGCGAAGATATCGGAGATCTTGAGTAAAAAACTTCACATCCCTGTACATGTCGCTGTTTCTATGAAGGGAGAAAAACCTGTTTCCTTTTCGTCTGGTGACAAAGCCGGAGAAAAAAAGCAGATGGCTTCCCCTCCTGGAGAAAAAGTTCAACAAGAAAAAGTTCAAGAAAAACAAGAGGAAAAAAACCTTGCTCAAAGAGAGCATGGGGAGGTTTCAGTTTCTGAGTATGCTTTAAAGCTTTTTGAAGGGAAAATGTTTCACAAAGAGAAAGAAAACAATACAAGGAGATAGAGTATGGGTGCTTTTGATCAGTTGAAGGATCTGGCAAAAATGCAACAGGCTGCGAAAGAGGCTGAAAAAATCATGGAAGAGCTTCGAGCAACAGGGGTATCTCGTAAGGGATATGTTAAGGTGACCCTCGATGGCAAAAAGGGGCTCAAGAATATTGAATTTTCTGATGATGCTATGAAGATTACCCCCGATGAGCTGGCAAAATGTGTGAAGGAAGCTCACAAGGCTGCCGGCAAGGAGATAGACAAACTTGTCAAGCAAAAGATGAAGAATAGTGGGTTTGCTGATTTCTTCAAGGAATAGAACATGAACGACCCCCTTCACCGTTTTGTTGAGGCGTGGAGCCGTGTTCCCGGGATAGGAACACGGCTGGCTGAACGGATGGGACTTTTTTTTCTGGGGCAATCTGTGGAGTATTGTCGAAGGCTGGCTGATGCTTTGATACATCTTCGAGAACAGACGCATATTTGTCAGGTGTGTGGGAATTTTTCCGATGGTGAGGTGTGTGCCATCTGTGAAGATGAAACAAGGGATCGTTCGGTTATATGTGTAGTTGAAACACCTCTCGACATTACCTATATCGAAGCGACAAAAAAGTTCCATGGTCTTTACCATGTTCTTGGGGGTGTGATTTCTCCTCTTCATGGGATAACTCCTTCCAAGCTACGAATTGAGGAACTGGTAGCTCGAGTTGAGCAAGGAAAAGTAGAAGAGATTTTTTTTGCCACGAGTCCGACAACGGAGGGGGATGCAACAGCGCAGTATGTACGGGAGAGACTTGCTGGCTATGGTCTTCGTTTTACTGTTTTGGCTCGTGGTGTTCCGATTGGGGTGTTCTTGCCTCAAACGGGGACACAGAGTCTCTCTGAGGCTATTGTTTCCCGGGAGGAGATGAAGTAAAAAATAGGGTGTGATCATGGGAAGTCTTTTAGAGAAAGGTCTTTTCTTGAAGATAAAACATGAAAGTTTACTTCTTTTGCGCGATGGTGTGTATATGATGTGTTGAAAAAAGAGAAAGTTCTTACGTTTTTTTGGCTGGAGAAAAATGAAAACCCTTCTCTGTGCAAAAAAAATTGAAAAAAAAGCAAAAAAATTTGATTTTTTAAAAAAAGGGGGTACAATAAATTGAAATAATCTGAAAAAGAAAGTGAGCTTAAAAAATTGTAAGGAGGTTTTTTATGAAGGGAATGTTTGGGAGTTATGGGTGTTTATGGGTAATTGTGGGGACGTTTCTTTTTTCTTGTTCGGTGTCCAAGTCCACGGAGCAAGGACAAACGAATCCAACACCTCAGCGCCTGCAAGTACCAATTTTACGACGGCTTATGATGAGCTTTTGTTTCAAGGTACCGCATCCGTTGGAGCCACATATAGTATCACAGCGGTCAAGTTTCGTACCAATGGTGGGGAATGGGAAAACGCCTCTGGCACAACAACATGGTCATTTACGGCGGTTTTACCACTTCTAACCAACCTGGTAGATGTTATCGCCATTGCAAGTAGTGGGAAAACCAATATGATAAGTGTGAAAGCTGTTCGAGATATTGCCATCTTTGTGAGCAAGGGGGGAGATGATGCGAACGACGGAATCAGTGCCAACAAATCGGTAAAAACCATTCAGGTAGGGATTAGCCGAGCCGTCCAGTACAATATTCCTCGTGTGAAGGTGGCTTCCGGGGTTTATGAACCAGGGGATGGACTTGAAAGTAGTGAAGCAGGGGTATATATTACGAACATTTCCGGATTTATCCTGGAAGGAGGGTATGATCCTGATTTTACTATGACCAACATGGCAACTTCTCTTGATGGCAAAGATACTCTTAAGCATGTGATGGTTGTGTCTAATGCGCGTAATATTTTGGTAAACAACTTTGTTGTAAGAAATGGAAAAGCTAATGGTTCAGGAATTCATGCCTGTGGTGGTGGTCTCCTTCTCTATGAGACGACGAATACCATACTTACCAACATGATCATCTCCAACAACAAGGCAAATTTTAATGGGGGAGGGGTTTACGTAGCAAGTTCTCATACGAATGTTATCCTTGGTGATCTGTATGCAAATAGTGCAACAAATGTGGGAGGGGGTATGGGGAATATTAGTAGCAATGGTCTTGGAGGGGGGGTATATTTGACGATCTCTCTTTCAAATCGTATAGGCGGAGAAATTTTTAGTAACGAGGCGGGAAGTGGTGGTGGTATCTACTTCAACTCTTCTCCTACAAATACCTTGTCCGCAGATGTGCATCATAATAGGGCAATGTCAGGTGCATATGGGGGAGGAGTCTATTTCAAAAACTCTGTGATTTTCTTTGACAATACGACCAACAGGGGAAATATAGGGTATGGGATTTATACCAACAATAGTGTCTTTGAGAATTTTGATGGGGTGATCTGGGGAACAGGAAGTGATGCCAATACCCCTGATAATGTTGGACCGTAGCGGTTTTCTGTTCATCCCTGGGGCTTCACGTGTGGCGCTCCAGGGATGATGGTCCAGGGAGATGGGGAGAAAACAGAAAATAAAAAAAAATATCGAGCTCACGAGAGTTTTGGCGATGATGGTGTGGGATACGGTGTAAGCGGATAATTGTCAATAAAAAAAGGGAAAAAGGGAATCTAGGGGCAGGGTTGAAGAGGAAACGAGATCTTGAAAAACTGTGAAAGTGTCATGGCTTTTTTCATGATAGATTAAACGTTTAACCACTTTTGGGTATTATCCGCTTGAGGGTGTGGATATGTCTTCTTACCATGTCGCGATACCAAGAGAGCTCCAGGACTATTACCATGTTGTGAGAGAAAAGCTTTTACTTTGCTATAGCCTTTTCACGGTTAGTATCAGAGAGTGCCTCATGATTTTGTTTTTTTATTTCGGTTTTTTCAAAATAAAAATTGATCTCAAACATTCGACTTTTTCTTTTTTTTGCCTTATAATACTGGAGTTTTGGATTTTTTTGGAGGGATAGGGATGCCGAAAAGAACGGATATCCATAAAATTCTTATCATAGGTTCTGGTCCGATTGTTATTGGTCAGGCGTGTGAATTTGATTATTCTGGAACTCAGGCGTGTAAAGCTCTGCGAGAGGAAGGGTACGAGGTTATTCTGGTAAACTCAAACCCGGCGACTATCATGACCGATCCTGAGATTGCTGATAGGACGTATATTGAACCTATAGACCCTGAGATTATCGAAAAGATCATTGCCAGGGAACGACCGGATGCTCTTTTGCCTACCCTGGGTGGACAAACGGCTCTGAATACGGCAGTTATACTCTATGAGAGTGGCGTTCTGCAAAAGTATGGGGTTGAGATGATTGGTGCTCAATACCATGCGATCAAAAAGGGTGAAGACCGTGCCGAGTTTAACAAAGCCATGGAACGTATTGGACTCAAAGTGCCAGTCAGTCGTGTGGTGCATTCGCTGGAAGAGGCTCTCGAGGTGATGCATTATATTGGTTTTCCTGCTATCATTCGCCCTGCCTATACCCTGGGAGGAACAGGTGGTGGTATTGCCTATAACCAGGAAGAATTTGTTGATATTGTGAAAAAGGGACTTGAACTTTCGTTGAAAAGCGAAGTCCAGATCGATCGTTCGCTCATAGGCTGGAAGGAATATGAGCTTGAGGTGATGCGAGATAAAAATGATAATGTGGTTGTTATCTGTTCGATTGAGAACTTTGATCCCATGGGAGTACATACGGGGGATTCGATTACGGTAGCGCCAGCACAAACACTTACCGATCAAGAGTATCAACGGCTCCGAGATTATGCTATAGCTATTATACGTGAGATTGGTGTGGAGACAGGGGGATCAAATATTCAGTTTGCGGTAAACCCAAAAGATGGGGAAGTTGTGGTGATCGAGATGAATCCCCGTGTCTCGAGAAGTTCTGCGCTGGCATCGAAAGCGACTGGATTTCCTATAGCCAAGATTGCTGCCAAACTTTCGGTAGGCTATACCCTCGATGAGATCCAGAATGATATCACCAAAGAGACACCTGCGTCCTTTGAACCAACCCTTGACTATGTAGTGGTGAAAGTGCCCCGTTTTAATTTTGAGAAGTTTAAGGGAACGATTCCGGTGTTGGGAACTCAAATGCAATCGGTGGGTGAGGTGATGTCTATCGGTCGTACCTTTAAAGAAGCCTTTCAAAAGGCACTTCGCTCTCTCGAGAAGGGATGGAGAGGCTGGGAAAAAAGTGGTATGGTTAATTTTGACGCTGATATGCTTATAGAAGAAAAACTCAGAATCCCCAGCCCTGATAGGGTTTTATATATCAAGGATGCTTTCCTTCGTGGGTGGTCTATTGAGCGAGTCTATGAACTTTCTGGTATTGATCCCTGGTTTTTGAAACAACTTGTTGAGATCCTTGAAGTTGAGAAGGTTTATTCTCAGAGGACGCTCGATTCCCTTACGTTAGAAGATTTTAAAGAAATAAAACAGTACGGCTTTTCCGACGCCCAGATAGCGGAGTGGTATGGTGTTGGAGAAGTGGATGTTCGTCAGAAGCGTCAGTCTCTTGGGGTATTGCCCACTTACAAGCTGGTGGACACCTGTGCTGCAGAGTTTGAAGCAAGAACCCCTTACTATTATTCCACGTACGAAGATGAAGATGAAGTGCGCTTTTCTCCTAAAGAGAAGGTGATGATTCTCGGGAGTGGACCCAATCGTATCGGTCAGGGGGTCGAATTTGATTATGCCTGTGTGCATGCGGCCTTTGCTCTTCGGGACATGGGCTACGAGAGCATCATGGTGAATTCCAATCCAGAAACAGTCTCCACAGACTATGATACCTCAGACAGGCTTTACTTTGAGCCGTTAACCTTTGAGGATGTGATGAATATCTATGAAAAAGAAAAACCTCTTGGGGTTATCCTTCAGTTTGGTGGACAAACCCCGCTTAAGCTCGCAAAATCTTTAGAGGCGGCTGGTGTTCCTATTCTGGGGACCTCAAGTGAAGCCATTGATATAGCTGAGGATAGAGATCGTTTTCGTGATCTCGTGGAAAGGCTGGGATTTAAACAACCGCCTTCTGCCATTGCGCGAAATATTCACGAAGTGGCTGATCTTGCCGAGAAGGTGGGATATCCTATTCTTGCGCGTCCTTCGTATGTGCTTGGAGGCCGGGCTATGGTGATCCTTTACAACCGTGAGGATCTGGAACGCTACCTTCAGGAAGAGATAGAGGCGCTTAAAGATGGGCCTGTTCTTATCGATAAATTTCTCGATGATGCCCAGGAAGTGGATGTGGATGCCTTGGGGGATGGTGAAGATATCGTGATAGCGGGAATCATGCAACATATCGAGGAGGCAGGTATCCATTCGGGAGATTCTGCGATGGTTCTCCCACCCGTCTCTCTTTCAAAGGAGATGGTGGATACGATTATTCATCAGACGATTGCCATGGGCAAGGCACTGAAGGTGAAGGGGCTTATGAATGTACAGTATGCTATCAAGGATAATGAGCTCTACTTTATTGAGGTGAATCCCCGTGCTTCCCGTACCGTGCCTTTTGTAAGCAAGGCTACAGGGAGACCGTGGGCAAAATTGGCTACTCAGATAGTGATGGGAAGGGCTACGATTAAAAGCCTTGGTCTTCCTCTGTATGAAAAACCCCATTTTGTTTCCGTGAAAGAAGTGGTGATTCCTTTTCAGAAATTTCCTAAGGCGGATGTTATTTTGGGACCGGAGATGAAATCTACCGGTGAAGTTATGGGGATTGATAGAAACTTTGCTCGTGCCTTTATCAAGGCTGAGATGGCGGCAGGAGATACCTATCCTACAAGTGGCAATGTCCTGATTACTGTGAATGATAGAGATAAACCTAAGATTGTTGATGCAGCTCGCAGACTTGTTGAGATGGGATACCATATTCTTGCAACAGAGAATACAGCTAAATATCTCAAGGAAAACCAAATCCCCTGCGAGATGGTATTTAAGTTGGGACAGGGTAGGCCAGATATTCTTGACTTGTTAAAAAATCATCAGATACATATGATTCTCAATACCCCCGCAAGTTCGAAGGCGCACCACGATGATGCGTATATCCGCCGGCAGGCAATCCAGAATCATATCCCATTGATTACAACTGTTTCGGCGATTTATGCAGCGGTAGAGGCACTTGCCGAAAGAGGGAAAAGTCTTGATGTTCAAGCGATCCAGGAGTACTACAAGGAGAAGATGAAATAAGGGATAAAAAAACAATAAGAGGAGGATAGAATGAAGGTGATGAAAAAAATGTGGATTGTATTGGGGTTGTTTCCAGCTTTAGCAGGGGCTATTGTTGATGGAAGTCAGTGGATTTATCTTGGGGTGACTCCAGCAGGTTCGGGAAATGGGTATGCAGGTGTTACTTCGGATGAGAGGAGTAGTTATCTCTTTTTGAATCCTGCCGCTCCAGCCTATGTTCAAAGACTTAATCTTTCTCTTCAGGTGGGTATTTCTCCCTGGCAGTCGCTTGTGAATGGGAGTTTTTCTATGCCTATTCCAACTGGTGTGCTCTCTGTGGGGGGAAAACTCCTGAATGGACCGGAGAGTCTTGGTGGAGTGAATGGTTTTTTTGTTGGTTTTAGCAAGGCTATTGATCGTTATCTTTCTTTTGGTTTTGATGGGTATATGATGGTTCATGGTGCCGGTTCTAATCAGATGGATATTGCTGTTGGAGGGGATATTGGTGCTATTGTGCGTCTGCGGAAAAGCTTTGCTCCTTTTGATAAAGGGATAGGTTTTAAGGATAACGTGGTTGGGATTACCCTCAAGGGATTGGGGAAGCCAGCGCAGGTTCTTGCTGATACCCCGGTTCCCGCTATTGGAATACGGGGTGGTATATCAGGCACATGGATGGACTATGGATGGTTGAAGGCTCAGACAGGGACAGAACTCAATCTGGATGTATGGCCATTTCAAGTTTATGGAATTGGCTATACCACCTTTTCGATTGTTGATCATCTTTATCTGCGAGGGGGACTGGTGCTTGGAAACAACGGGTTGGGGTGGTTCGGAAATGGCGTGAATTTTTATACTCTGGGTGCGTCGTTTGCCTACAAGATCAACGAGGTGCCTTTTGAGGTTTTTTACTCTTATAACCCTGTAACACTCAATAACACTTCTTCAGCTATGCATATGGCAGGTGTTCAGGTAGCGTTTGGTTATATTGATGAAAAGCCTCCTGTTGTAGATTTCAAGGTAGCCTCCTCTGATCTGGTTGATGGAGTATACTACTTTTCTCCAAATTATGATGGCAATAAAGATGTTGTTGAGCTTGCGGTCAATATAAAAGACGAAAGCCTTGTACAAAAGTGGGAAGTCAAGATCTACAATGAGAACAATGAGGTAGTTCGCAGCTTCCGTTCTGAAGAGGAGCGCGATATAGGTCTTGATTTTGTTCGGTTCTGGAAAAAGCTCTGGGCGAAAAAAGCAGCCGTTCCGGTTCCTGAAAAGATTGTCTGGGATGGGACCTCGGATAAGGGGACACTTGTACCGGAAGGGAAGTACTTTGTGGTCATGACAGCCCGGGATGAGATCAATAACCAGGGAACATCTTCAACGAATGCTCTTGTTTTGGATGTCACAGCTCCATCGGGAAGTATAGCCCTGTATGATAGGATCTTTTCTCCTGATGGGGATGGCAACAAAGATGTTTTAAAACTTGATCAGCAGGTATCTTCTTCGGATCGATGGAGAGCAGAGCTCCGTAACGCAAGTGGCGATGTGGTGCTCTCCTGGACTTGGCAGACGAATATTCCTTCTTCTCTTACCTGGGATGGGACGGATGCCAAAGGACAACTTCTTTCGGATGGTGTGTATGATTATTTGTTGTATGGTGAGGATCTTGCGGGGAATAAGACTATCCTTTCAGCGAAGGGAATTGTGCTTACCACACAGAAACAGTCTCTCTTTGTGAATTTAGACAAACAATCTTTTTCTGCGCTCAAAGGACAGACAGTAAGCTTCCAGCCAATGGTTTCTGAGCGACAGGGGATCGAGAAATGGTCGGCTGAGATAGGAAATGACCTCGGTGAAGTGGTTTACCGTTGGGAAGGGAAGGCTGATTTGCCTACCAACTTCACATGGGACGGAAAAGATGAACAAAAGAAAGTGGTAAAGGATGGTCCTTATACCTTCAAGATGAAGGTAGTGTATGAGAGCGGCCATATGCCAGAGGCAGAATCAAGGGTGATTCTGGATAACACACCTCCTGCTTTCACTTTTGAGTTTGACCCGCCCCTTTTCTCCCCTGATAATGATGGTGAAAATGACACTCTTTATATTCATCTTTTAACAGAAGATCCTCAGAATGTGAAACAGTGGGAGATGGTGATTCTCGATCCGGACAAAAAGCCCTTTAAGATATTTAAAGGTGAGGGGAATCCTGCACCCACGATCCGCTGGGATGGCCGCTCTGACAATGGAGAATTGGTAGAGTCTGCTCAGGATTATACTGTGAGACTCACTGTTGAGGATACCGTGGGGAACACTCTAACGACGAATGCGGGTGTGATTCCTGTGGATATCCTTGTGGAACAAACGGAGCTTGGTTTACGTATTCGTATCAATAGTATTGAGTTCGAGTTTGGCAAAGCAAACCTGAGGAGTGCCAAGATGCCAATCCTTGATCGTTTGGCCCAGATTCTCAAAAAATACAGTGCCTATGAGATCGAAGTTCATGGACATACGGATAATATTGGAAGTGAACAGAGAAATCTCGAGCTTTCTCTCCAGCGTGCACAGGCTGTAAAAGATTATCTTGTGAAGAAGGGTATTCCGGCTCGTCGTATGACGACAAAAGGTTTTGGTTTCCAGTATCCAGTTGCAGATAATGCAACCGAAGAGGGCCGACGAAAGAATCGCCGTGTGGAGTTCATCCTTATTAAGAAGTAAGGAGAAATACCTATGGTGTATCGCTTTGCAGATCATAAAAGAGAAACACGAGAGAAGATGCGAGGAGGTGAGGGAGTTATCTCCCTCACCCATCTTATTCCTGAGGAGAGGCTTCATCATGCCCGCCTGGTGGCACGAATTGAGGTTCCTGTAGGGGCAAGTATTGGTTATCATTATCATGAGTCAGAGGTGGAGTACTATATCATCCTTGAGGGTCATGGTGAGGTTATCGAGGGGGAAAAAGTGACATCAGTAGACGTGGGGGATGTGGTGGTCACAGGTCCACAAGAAGGACATGCTATTCGCAACGTGGGTTCTGAGCCTCTGGTGTTTTTGGCCATTATTCAAAAGCTTTGATGAAGGAGGGATTATGGATAACTGGCAGTGGCGGACCCCTCCTGTGTTTTTTGGATGGGGGTGTACACACAGTGAGCTTCTCTCATTTCTTTCTTTTCGAGGAAAACGGTGGGCTGTGTGTATGGGCTCTCACTTTCTCCAAAGGGAGTGGTCGCACTGGCAAGAGGTGGCTCATGATTATGGATTAGAGGTTGAGGCTTTTGTAGTGAGGGGTGGTGAACCAACGGTTCCCCAGGTGGATGAGCTTACCATGAGGGTGAAAGCGTATCAACCGGATGGGATAGTAGGTATTGGGGGTGGAACTGTCCTTGATACAGCCAAGGCTGTAGCTGCTATGGTGGTTCATCCTGGGAGTGTGGGAGACTACCTCGAAGAGGTAGGAACGAAAAAGCTTTTTTCTCAACCTCTTCCCTGGGTTGGAGTTCCGACGACAGCAGGAACAGGATCAGAATCTACCAAGAATTCGGTCATAATTGTTCCTGAAAAAAGGGTAAAACGTTCCTTGCGCCATGATATGCTCTGGTCTCAGGGTGTCTTTCTTGATCCAGCTCTTACCCTTTCGCAGCCCTGGGAAGTAACGGTAAATGCCGGACTTGATGCCTTTACCCATCTGTTGGAGGCTGCGGTAAGCAAGAAATTTCACCCTTTTGCTCTTGCTTTAGCTGATCGATTTCTTGGAGATATTATTGAGGGACTTTCTTGTTTGAAAGAACATCCTGAGGATAGAGAAGCACGAGAGAAGCTTCTTGTCGCAAGTAACGCGGGAGGGATGGCATTGGCAAATGGAGGGCTGGGATCGGTACACGGCTTTGCTGCGACACTAGGAGGTATGACAGATATTCCCCATGGAAGGGTGTGCGGGATAATTCTTGATCATGTGGTAGAGGTAAATAGACGCTATACTGAGAGATATGAGATGCTTGCGCTAGTAAAACACCACGGAGGAAGTGAAGGGTTTGTCCATTTTCTTTCTCAGTGGAAAAAGATGCTCGGTGTAGATACAGATTTTCGGCGCTGGAATCTTGCCCTCGACCCGGTGGAGATTGTGAGGCTTTCTACCAGTTCGAGTATGAAGGCTAACCCTGCTGACGTGCCGGCTTCCGATTGGATAGCTATGTGGAAAAATCTCTTGTGATGGGGATGGGTATGGATCTTTTGATTTTAGGTGTACCTCTCTGGAGGTATCTTTTTCTCGGGGGACTGTTTTTGTTGGGTCTTGTTTTAAGTCTTGGTTTTGATTGGCTTTTGAAGGTGTGGATCCTGCGCAGGTGGAAACTTCATGATAAAGGCAAACTTCGCAAGCAGGGATTTCGTAAGCAAACGGTTGGGATTGTGATATTTGCCGTAGGGCTTGCGTTTTCCTCTTCAGCTTCTTTGCCTGAGAGGTGGCTTGTCTTTCTCCAGAGGGTATGTGTGATTGGTATTGGGGTAGAGCTTACCATTATTGTGTCAAGAATTTTGGAGGTAGCGTTTCGAGAGTATTG
This sequence is a window from Thermospira aquatica. Protein-coding genes within it:
- a CDS encoding iron-containing alcohol dehydrogenase, which translates into the protein MDNWQWRTPPVFFGWGCTHSELLSFLSFRGKRWAVCMGSHFLQREWSHWQEVAHDYGLEVEAFVVRGGEPTVPQVDELTMRVKAYQPDGIVGIGGGTVLDTAKAVAAMVVHPGSVGDYLEEVGTKKLFSQPLPWVGVPTTAGTGSESTKNSVIIVPEKRVKRSLRHDMLWSQGVFLDPALTLSQPWEVTVNAGLDAFTHLLEAAVSKKFHPFALALADRFLGDIIEGLSCLKEHPEDREAREKLLVASNAGGMALANGGLGSVHGFAATLGGMTDIPHGRVCGIILDHVVEVNRRYTERYEMLALVKHHGGSEGFVHFLSQWKKMLGVDTDFRRWNLALDPVEIVRLSTSSSMKANPADVPASDWIAMWKNLL